Part of the Anomaloglossus baeobatrachus isolate aAnoBae1 chromosome 1, aAnoBae1.hap1, whole genome shotgun sequence genome, agattactgaataacagacattgtgaggcgcttcagaacgcagcttttcagctgcgctctgaagcggaccttttttaagctgcgcacATAGGattagacaccaaaatcgtatgagggatgtcacacgttacaattgactaggttcgtgcaacaaaacgctcaattctagacaaagatacgatgtgtttgcgatcaacggttttgcgttcaatcctgatcgcacgtagatgtcacacgcagacacctcacaaacgatgccggatgtgcgtcacttacaacttgaccccaacgacggattgtgagatatattgaagcgtgtatagCGGGCTTAAGAAACCAAAAGGAATCAAGTGTGACGTCATCTGAATCACGTGTCTGATGTTTAGATGGAAActgtgatgtaagtgctcagtctaCAGCACTTGAtatatgtgaactgatccaaaatgttctgtacccaaaattGCAGCCAATAAAAATTTCAATataacccacaaaaaaacaagtccctacTTGGGTACAGCACctgaaaacaaatatatatagagaGGGTGTCCAAGTTATTGACAgcataaaggctctggaaaagcaacaTGGGTCCCACTAAAAGTAATCTAGCAAAATCTGTACTCCTAAATCCAaatccccacaatgtgcctaaactacagttagcatccacatattTGACATTAACATAGTGAGAAGATCTCATTGATTTTACCAGTTTGTGGTTCGAGAAACACAAGCAGGGCACAATCTATTGGGCACTATAATGTATTGGGCACTACCATGGCTTTTTTGCGGTTTTTACTCTTCAACTTCGACTGCATGTCTTCTTCTGGAAACCATCCATAGCTAGATGCATTCACTTAGGGGTGCGTGCATTTTGTAAAATTTGGTCACATATAGAGGGTTGTGATGTTCTGAAGCCTTACAGACTCTGCTCTGCCAAAGTGACATTACCATTCAAACAAAATCTGCATTTCAATATAAGACTCTTTCCATTCTGAGcattgcactgtgcctgaaaagtaattTCTAACCACATATAGCATATTAGCGAATTAAGAAAAAATTGTGTAATACATTATGTGGTCTATTTCCTCCAATAGCCCATTTGAAAATGAAAAACTTGGGGTTAAAATTATTAAGTGGAAACAATTTAACTATTAATTTCTGCACCCCAATGTTGCACAATTCTGTGAATCCCCTGTGCATTCTTAATAGTTACTACACCTTTAGACCAATTCCACAAGAAGTGTACTTTCcataatggggtcacatgtgggtagTTTTTGCTATTTTGGCACCATAGCGCCCCTTCAAATGCAAAATGGCACATTCAGTAGACTGTTGCTGCTAAATCTGTGTTCGAATAGTGCTCCTTATCTTCCAAGTCTTGCAATGCACTGTGACgtttcaaccggctgtattacaaagggccggtatgttttgcagaagcatgggtgctctgcaatgtgaagttggctgagaCCTGTGGTTCcataggattgcattacatgcagagccatggaagggtgtgtgatgctgattacacactccttaccacctgtgggtgtggctccaggggttaaagcaatcctgtctctgaacctaggtggagtgtgtctagggcagtctagatagagactggctctagacttccagtgtgtatactggagacggggagagcagaagcagggtgttttgctctgttcaagagaccttctcctgaaggaaaggggcttttaggtccatgtgcaaagcctTGCTGGAGCCAGGGgaacttggtaaggacactagccgccttcagaggaaggtaacccggattggactataaggataaagccaagtactgacaagggtcagtgacacgtgtttggactttaaggataaagccaagtactgacaagggtcagtgacacgtgtgaggaagtccaagagcgtgtggactttatgttatgtgctggactttgaggataaagccaaggcaAGGCATCTTTCTGTTTTGGGACCTagcatggtttatttgagctgttaataaaccatagggtctgttaaagagacaaattgttccggtgtgcgttaatcccgatacctgacgtgtggcccccatacactcggggccccacATCATTACAGCACCCAAACAGAAGCTTTCCCCCAGAAATGAGGTATTATTGTACTCCAAATGAATTGCACAAGAAACAATATAATACATTTTCTTCCTTTATCCTTGTGAAAGTAAAACAAATTGGGGCtaaggcaacatttttgtgggaaaaattgtttttttaatttcatggctcaacgctatacaattctgtgaagcacatgtgggttcaaggtgttcacaacacatctagataaattccttgaggggtttagcttccaaaatgggggtcacttgtagAGGTTTACACTGTTTATGGACGTCGACATAGAGTCCGCTTTCAATTCCAGCCAATTTGGCATTCGAAAaggcaaatggtgctctttcccttccaagccctgtcgtgtgcccaaacagtacttTTCCACCACATAAGGGACATCAGCATACTCcgcagaaattgcataacaaatttatggtgcattttttcctgctactcttgtgaaaataaaaagtttGGAGCTAAAGCCACATTTTTGaggaaaaatgttattttttatttttatttgtgtacgGTAGAATCTGGCTCAACAGTATAAATCCGGGTGCCTCCGGGAAAAATAGAGTCAAATTCAGAAGATAAACCCGTGCACACTCAATCAAGAAAAGAGGATAAATGGCTTTTGATTTGCTTTTATTTCATGCAAAGTTATGAAAAAAAGATCATATGCCGTGACGTTTCGGCCAAACATAGGCCTTTATCAAACAAATGATCTGGACAACAAAAGAAGAAACACACTGTaagtacagtacaaagtataatgaaTTTGTTACATACATGTAAATACATTCTTTACTATGCATGAAAAGAAGAATAAGGTTGTCATACATGTTAAGGAGAAAAACAAAAATATGTAAACGACTCTGAAGTAGTAGTAACCGCTTGTTTGATTCATATGTCACGAGGTGTAACCTAATAAGATGTACATACCTAGTGGCGTATGCAGGAAGTAAGGGTGATGAACAACAGGTTCATAGGTTGAGAATTGAGAAACAGGGTATATACCTGAGGCAAAGGACAATAGTGTCAAATGAGTTACCCTAGTATAGATAATTAAAACAGTGATTAGCAAGAGGAGCTGAACCAGAGTGTAAACAGGTTTATCAGAATAAGTATAGAGCTGAAAGTAAATCTGGAGATAAGAGGGGAAATACCTTTGCTAGTGCTCCAGTCAGGAGCTGTCTCATAACATGGTCAGATGCAATATTGTTAGATCACGACCTATCAGATGGTACAAAGGGTAAGGTGAACACATAATACAGAACTGTGGTCCTAGTTCCTCAACTGAGGTATAGTCCTGACGCTAATAAGGTTGGTATAACCCACCAAAAAGGACACAGGTCGCTGGAGGATATGGAGTAGAACTCCAGGGGATGCATACAATGTGATACATAAATGTGACCTAAAATAGGTATTACAAACATGTAATAATAGCAAGTAGACAGAGGGTATAATATCTGGCACAAACCTTATACTGTGATTTGAACAAAGAAAAGGGTATTGGGACCCTATATATTCCCATACAGGAAAAACACTGGAGGTAAAAGAAAAGACTTGCTTAGATTAGCATGCAGTGAATGAGGGGATGTATCAGGGATTATGCTCCTATAGAGTACCTGGTGAGCTATATGCCAAGGGGTTAGCCTCTAGTTCCTGGGTGGATTACAGTGGTTCCCGTGGGGCGCAGAGGAGTCCAGTGAGTCCGGGTGTAGAGCGTGGTAGCAGACCACGTGGAGTCCTGTGTGACCGCTGTGTCCGGCCGCCGCCATTTAAAGCCCCAGTGGGAGGGCTGAGTGTGGGGAGGAAAGCAGGAAGTCCTGCTTGTGAACCGCTTCGCCGCCCGTGGAACGCacgccagcgcatgcgcagaggaGTCGCATCAGAGGTATCCCCCGCGCATGCGCGGCTCGCGATCCACAGACGACGCTGGGAGGTGAGGGAAGTGCATCCCTATGTGTGGCGGGCGCGTGCGCGGACCGGCCGCAGTAGCGATCGTGACCGCGCACCCACGTGCCCACACACAGAGTATGTGATGAAGCAGGGATTCTCCCATAGACGCAATCGGTGAGGACATTCTGTGGGAGGGATTACTGTGCCTAGGGAAAACAAAGGAAAAAGGCACAGTAATCCCTCCCACAGAATGTCCTCACCGATTGCGTCTATGGAAGAATCCCTGCTTTATCACATACTCTGTGTGTGGGCACGTGCGTGCGCGGTCATGATCGCTATTGCAGCCGGTCCGCGCACGCGCCCGCCACACATAGGGATGCACTTCCCTCACCTCCCAGCGCCGTCTGTGGATCGCGAGCCACGCATGCGCGGGGGTTACCTCTGATGCGACTCCTCTGCGCATGCTCTGGCGTGCGTTCCACGGGCGGCGAAGCGGTTCACAAGCAGGACTTCCTGCTTTCCTCCCCACACTCAGCCCTCCCACTGGGGCTTTAAATGGCGGCGGCCGGACACAGCGGTCACACAGGACTCCACGTGGTCTGCTACCACGCTCTACACCTGGACTCACCGGACTCCTCTGCTCCCCACGGGAACCACCACTGTAATCCACCCAGGAACTAGAGGCTAACCCCTTGGCATATAGCTCACCAGGTACTCTATAGGAGCATAATCCCTGATACATCCCCTCATTCACTGAATGCTAATCTAAGCAAGTCTTTTCTTTTACCTCCAGTGTTTTTCCTGTATGGGAATATATAGGGTCCCAATACCCTTTTCTTTGTTCAAATCACAGTATAAGGTTTGTGCCAGATATTATACTCTCTGTCTACTTGCTATTATTACATGTTTGTAATACCTATTTTAGGTCACATTTATGTATCACATTGTATGCATCCCCTGGAGTTCTACTCCATATCCTCCAGCGACTTGTGTCCTTTTTGGTGGGTTATACCAACCTTATTAGCGTCAGGACTATACCTCAGTTGAGGAACTAGGACCACAGTTCTGTATTATGTGTTCACCTTACCCTTTGTACTATCTGATAGGTCGTGATCTAACAATATTGCATCTGACCATGTTATGAGACAGCTCCTGACTGGAGCACTAGCAAAGGTATTTCCCCTCTTATCTCCAGATTTACTTTCAGCTCTATACTTATTCTGATAAACCTGTTTACACTCTGGTTCAGCTCCTCTTGCTAATCACTGTTTTAATTATCTATACTAGGGTAACTCATTTGACACTATTGTCCTTTGCCTCAGGTATATACCCTGTTTCTCAATTCTCAACCTATGAACCTGTTGTTCATCACCCTTACTTCCTGCATACGCCACTAGGTATGTACATCTTATTAGGTTACATCTCGTGACATATGAATCAAACAAGCGGTTACTACTACTTCAGAGTCGTTTACATATTTTTGTTTTTCTCCTTAACATGTATGACAACCTTATTCTTCTTTTCATGCATAGTAAAGAATGTATTTACATGTATGTAACAAAttcattatactttgtactgtacttACAGTGTGTTTCTTCTTTTGTTGTCCAGATCATTTGTTTGTTAAAGGCCTATGTTTGGCCGAAACGTCACGGCATATGATCTTTTTTTCATAACTTTGCATGAAATAAAAGCAAATCAAAAGACATTTATCCTCTTTTCTTGATTGAGTGTGCCcgggttttattttttatttttatggctcaacgttataaaattttgtgaagcacctgagggttcaaggcGCTTATAATATATCTAGTTAAATTCCTAAagcggtctagtttccaaaatggggtcacttgttggaggtttctactgtttaggcagtaTCAAATCCAGCTACactgtagttttccaccacatatagggtattgatATACTCAAGAGAagttacacaacaaattgtattgcctattttctcctgttactcttttgTAAATGCACAATTTGGGGCTACAGCACCATTTTAGTGTGGAAAaagtaaacttttatttttttgcacctatattgctttaattcttgtgaagcacctaaagggttaataaacttcttgaatgtagaactggtggaggaaagttgaactagatggacctaggtctttttcaacctaagtaactatgtaatgtgattttgagtaccttAAGAGGTGCAGTTTTaaaaattgtgtcacttttggatattttctgtcatatCGGTCccttaaagtcatttcaaatgtgatgtggtctttaAAAATATAGGTTTTTTAAATGTTGTTAGAAAACtgataaattgctgataaacttttatccTTTCCAACTTCCTACCCCCAAAAAATGTATGTTTCAAAAATTATGTAAAATACACATCTACTTTACATCTTCCATGGTCattctggtggatttcctgatgaagaagtggggtacaCTTCGAAACGCATTGAATTTAACCACCTTGCATTATACTCTCCTGGGCGTATGTCATATCTCCAGCAGTGCAGTGGTAGATCCACATTTTACAGTGTTCCTGAGCAGCTTTTGGGTTTTCCTAGCAAGTGGACTGtgcagcagctggttacaggctttATATCTAGTTGTGTGATACACAACTTCATAAGGTGAATATATTCCCTTATTTATTTTCATTCTgtttttgggtaagaccctattgtgcttttttccCCTCCAGCCTTTTAAACAGATTGTGGAAAGAAACTGATGAGAGTAAAGAACTGACTTCAATGTTCACGCATCAACACAGAACATCATCAAAACAGCCAAGTAACCAAACATTGGCAAGAAGAGCTAGTGATGGTGATGGTAGATAAAACTGGTGATTGTCATTTTGTGACTTCAAATTATTGATTGTTACAAAACCTCTTTAGGTTAAAGTATCTTTTTAACCTGCTTTGATATCCAATTTATTTGTTGTAATGCTAAAACATATTGTGGCCTTCAAGAGCAGCAATAATCAGTCATCTGTTTGTGGAGTAGAACTATAAATACTTGGAGGTGGTTGTCCAAGACTATGCTATCGACCTACTCTATggttaggtcatcaatatcagattggttgtGGTCTGACACCTGGCATGACCACCAATAAGCTGTTAAAAGGTCCTGTATGTCTAGAGGTACACAATGTAGGAAAACGGAGCAGCACATTTCTGTACACTGTGTAGTTTTTGTTCTACAGCTCACGTCCAAAATATATCAATAATAGTTGAGCTCCAGACGCAGAACCACTACTACACAGTATACAGAGCTGTATTGTTCCAGCTGGTTAAGTGACAGACCTCTGCTAATATATTGACCAATTCTAAGGAGATGTCATGAATATCATAATCCTGGTTAACTCATTTTACTTGAAGGGCTCTCTTCTTTAAATCCTATCAGTAGAGTTTCaaacgttaatttttttttttaggtcaaCATAGTTAGAATTAATTTAATATTAAGTCATTATTCAATATTATTGTTATTCACCATTAAGCCGGCTTCCCACATGGCTGGTGACAATCTGGTCCTCGCAAGACACATTTCAAACTATTAAAAACAGTTACAAAAGCAAATGGTGGTCCACAACTATGAACTGTGCCCTGAGCCTGCTAATACACATTACTGGATATCTATGACTACAGATGCAGCCTATTGTGAGGTTATTCCAGCTGTTGTGAAAATACAACATCCCGACCCTCCTGGATAGGAGCACAGGAGTTGCAATTTCACAAAAGCTGAAAAGTCACAGtttggcctaggacacacggcgagaaaaacggtgcgagtggagtgcgaaaagaaaaaaatcgcattccactcggaccaatattgctctatggggctgctcccatgagcgattattttctcagccctactcggaccgagaaaacagttgcagcatgctgcaggtgcaatatgATCCTGTTTCACTTACacctattgaagtctatgggacgagagaaacatcgcactgctctcgcattacatcGGTGTAATGCGAGAAAAGTGCAATTCTCGTATcagaggagataaatccctccctcctcctcctctgccccggcttccccctccgcaactgtggtctgatcgcactatctgatcagtcgcatgacactcgcatgatactcggctcccgctgtgctgcgagtgtgtgaCTAGTGTCATGTgagcactcgcacaaatccccgtgtggcctcggcctttgACAACAACTAGTCTGTCCTTCCTGCAAATACACAGGTCAATGCACATAGGCTGGTATGCAAGCAATAAAATTGTGATGCCACACATGAACTGATCCGGAGTTCTCAGTCCAGCATATAGTCTACATAACATATTTTTATAACCTGGTCAATTGACTTCAGTATCTATTATATAATCAGCAGTTCCCTCTCCACTTGTTAAGATTACAAGAATTTATTTTCCACAATCGCTCAATTTACCGTTAATTTCAGATGTTTGCGCCCCCTTGAGAAGAAGCTTGCACCATGTCCTGGATGTTTACATACCCCTCCCGTCCTGCTTCACCATCTCACTTTTATGTTAGCTTATACATTAAATCTTACGTTTACCAACTTCTCTTCTCCTTTTATTGTTAATGGAGAATACGTGAAGTATGTCATATGAATCTGTTACGTGCGTCCACTTACAGTGAATCTGACAGCTGATCATGCTGATATCACAGAGCGTGACTCAGTCACTGGCTGTTACTTCAGCTGTTTCACTCTGAAACACTGCAGTGTTTAAGAGAACCTACTTTGGAAAGGCCGGCTGGGACAACGCGTTTCGGATCACTAGTCCAGATGGCTGGTCCCAGCGGCTTCTCTTCGACCCACTGACCTACAGTGGCATGTCCCTCCCAGCCGGAAGAAAGTTATCCATCAGCTCGATCGTGCACGTGACCGGGCAGGGATATGGAGACACAACGTCGTCAGCGCTCCTCACTGCTCAATGAATTATCGCTGCCAATGCACCCCTTTATATCAGTCAGCTACCATATTCATTACATGATCAGAAAAGTCAGGTAATTTTAGGCGAAGATTTAGCATATGGTTATAAGTTCTGTTATTAAAATGGAACTTGTCACCAAATTTGtcccatataagctgcggccaccaccagtaagctatcATACACAGCATTCTTGCacactgtgtataagagcccaggccactctgtataatgtaaaaaaaagcttttattatactcccctgcAGAGTGGTCGAGTCCAATGTGCATGGCTGGTCTTGGTCAGTCGCCTCCTATCTTCCatccatcgccatcctcctttcctgTTCCATGTAGATGACCCGTCCCACATCATCCACATCGAGGCCTCCAATGCGCTCCTGCACACGCGCACTGCCAACGACAGAGCAAAGTATTGCAGTGCACATGGGTGgacattctttgacctttccccaagcctgcgcattacagtactttttgCTTTGCTCttggcagggcagagagaagtgtgcgtgTGTAGCAGTGCAAAGGAGGCCTCAATGTGGATGActcaggacacgtcatccacacaaagcagggatGGAGGATGATGATCGTAAGAAGCTAGGTAGTGTCAAACTGAGTCCAGCAACGCCCATTGGACCCGACCACACCAGGCGAGTATAATATAAGGTATTTGTTCTACAGACCATCCTGGGCTCgctcttctatacagtattctagaatgctgtatattagggctcagtggtggtggtcgcaggttacaggagacaaatctggtgacaggctccctttaagaccATTTTATAAGCAAAGACACCTAATAGGACTTGAATGATTTGACTGAACATGAGCAGAGTTACAGTGAGCGAGTACAGAAGGGCTTTTTGGAGAAAATAACATTGCAGGCTATTTCTAGCAGTTTGGCTCATTTCACCAGCACGCAGCTCGGAGACGGCGAGCAGCTCAGCAGAAACCGGCAAAGGATAACCGCAGTGCAGAAACCATGTCTAAGGGACCAGCAGTCGGCATCGATCTTGGCACCACCTACTCCTGCGTGGGCGTCTTCCAGCATGGCAAGGTGGAAATTATTGCCAATGACCAGGGCAATAGGACCACTCCCAGCTACGTGGCCTTCACCGACACAGAGAGGCTGATCGGTGATGCTGCCAAGAATCAAGTCGCCATGAACCCCACCAACACAGTTTTTGATGCCAAGCGACTGATCGGCCGCAGGTTTGAAGACTCCGTTGTGCAGTCTGACATGAAGCACTGGCCGTTCAATGTAATAAGTGACAGCGGCAGACCCAAGGTCCAAGTGGAGTACAAAGGAGAGTGCAAGTCCTTCTACCCAGAAGAAATCTCCTCCATGGTGTTGACAAAGATGAAGGAGATTGCAGAAGCTTACCTCGGCAAGACTGTGACCAATGCTGTGATCACCGTCCCCGCCTACTTCAATGATTCCCAGCGTCAGGCGACAAAGGATGCCGGCACAATTTCTGGCCTCAATGTCCTGCGTATCATTAACGAGCCGACCGCTGCCGCCATCGCCTATGGATTGGACAAAAAGGTTGGTGCAGAAAGGAACGTGCTGATCTTTGATCTGGGTGGCGGCACTTTCGATGTGTCCATCCTGACCATTGAAGACGGTATCTTTGAAGTGAAGTCAACCGCTGGCGACACTCATTTGGGCGGCGAAGATTTCGATAACAGAATGGTCAATCACTTTGTGGCCGAATTCAAGAGGAAGCACAAGAAGGACATCATTGACAACAAAAGAGCTGTTCGCCGTCTCCGCACTGCCTGCGAGCGTGCAAAGCGCACCCTGTCCTCCAGCACACAGGCAAGCATCGAGATCGACTCCCTGTACGAGGGCATCGACTTCTACACCTCAATCACCAGAGCTCGCTTCGAAGAGCTGAACGCCGATCTCTTCAGAGGAACCCTGGACCCAGTAGAGAAGGCTCTCCGCGATGCCAAACTCGACAAGTCCCAGATCCACGACATTGTGCTGGTCGGCGGCTCCACACGTATCCCCAAGATCCAGAAGCTGCTGCAGGACTTCTTTAACGGGAAGGAGCTGAACAAGAGCATCAACCCAGACGAGGCCGTGGCCTATGGTGCAGCTGTGCAGGCGGCCATCTTGTCTGGAGATAAATCAGAGAACGTGCAGGACCTCCTTCTGCTCGATGTCACCCCTCTGTCTCTGGGTATTGAGACTGCTGGCGGCGTCATGACTGTCCTGATCAAGCGTAACACCACCATTCCCACCAAGCAGACTCAGACCTTCACCACCTACTCCGACAACCAGCCTGGTGTCCTGATCCAGGTCTATGAAGGTGAAAGGGCCATGACAAAGGACAACAACCTTCTGGGCAAGTTCGAGTTGACCGGCATTCCTCCAGCTCCTCGTGGCGTTCCTCAGATTGAGGTCACATTCGACATTGATGCCAATGGTATCCTGAACGTGTCTGCGGTGGACAAGAGCACCGGCAAGGAGAACAAGATCACCATTACCAACGACAAAGGTCGTCTCAGCAAGGAAGACATCGAGCGCATGGTCCAGGAGGCCCTGgagtccaggagctgcagaggaaATACCGAATTCTCCAGCGATTACTGCACCCAGATTACTTCAGTCAGAAGTCACAGCGTGAACGGGATATATCTGAAAAGCAGTCGTCACTGGTTAACAAAGCCTACAACACCTTGTTATCACCACTGAGCAGGGGTATATATCTGTTAAGTCTTCATGGCATCACAATTTCAGAAGGTACAGAAGGAGGCGTGGATGCACCATTTCTGTTTGACATTTTAGAAATCAATGAGAAACTTAATGACCTAAAAAACGAGGCAGAAATTGAGGAAATTGGGGCTTTTGTACAAGATAAATGCCAGTCATTGACTGAAAATGTTAGACGCGCTTTTGAGAAAGGTGATCTCGAAGATGCGAAAATGCTGCTAACCAAGATGAAATACTATTCAAACATACTGGATCAAGTGAAGAAGAAAATGGTGCCATGATCTCGGCACTCCTGCTGCTTATAGACAGTGCCTTTGTGTAGTCAGATGTCATACTGTGAGCGATCTCTGTGGTACGGTCACCACAGTTTGCCATGGACACGGCCTTTTGGACGCACCTTCTAGTCGCACTCCATCATAGAGAGGCTTTGTCTATAACAGGCCAGATATATTTATATGTGTTATTTTAAGCAAGAAATTTAATTGCAAGGGTGGTCTCCAAAAGATTTTAAATTTACGGATGCTTGAACCTTTTCTATTGAACTTTGTATATAAACCTGGGTCCTTGAACATTAATTTACATCCACTGGAGAGATTCCAATGCACACACGCATAGTTCTAATCATGACCAGAAGTAAAAACAACATTGACTTATTTTGCATGGTGTCATTGAAACACAGTAAAACATTATATATGCTAATGCTTATAATGAGGCACAGTAGAACCCAACATTTACTGGGAAAATTGCTTAAACATTTATTTAGGCTACAATAGAACCCAACATTTACTGGGAAAATTGCTTAAACTACTGTGAAATTAAAGTTGTGATTAGAATTGATATTGTAGGTTAGATGATGGCTTCCTACAATTAGTCTAGTCACATTAAAGAAAAATACAAATCAGTGTAGTAGAAATATTAAAAGTCTGGAATGCACATGGCATAAAGACATGAAATATTTAATTTATTGCGCATAATGATGGATAAAAATAATAGAAATGAATTCCAGAACAATAAATCTCATCTGTGTTTTCTATGTATAGCAACACATCAGCGTGTGTCCTAGTAAATGATCACCGCTCTCCTTCCTTAAAATATCAACAATGGTACCCGACAAGGATGTCCTCTCTGTCCTCTACTTCATTCTCACGATGTAAACGTTATTTCAAAGATTGAGAACAGATGAGAGGCTAGAGGGGTGAGATGTGGGGAAAAAGAGCAGAACGCTGCAGCATATGCAGACAATTTGCTTCTGCTTATATCTAACCCCTCTGAAGCTCTGCCAGCAATATCGGAAACT contains:
- the LOC142296091 gene encoding iron-sulfur cluster co-chaperone protein HscB-like, with amino-acid sequence QELQRKYRILQRLLHPDYFSQKSQRERDISEKQSSLVNKAYNTLLSPLSRGIYLLSLHGITISEGTEGGVDAPFLFDILEINEKLNDLKNEAEIEEIGAFVQDKCQSLTENVRRAFEKGDLEDAKMLLTKMKYYSNILDQVKKKMVP